From Deltaproteobacteria bacterium:
TCCGTAAGGACTACGCCGAAACCAGGCGTGCCCTTCCAGTCGGCGTTGGCCGCGGCTGACTGGAACGTCTCCATCGATGGCTCGGTAAAGCTCCCGGCATTATTCCTGAGCTTCGTATAGGTGAGCTTATTCTGGATGGCGTACGCGTACTCGACGTATCCGATAGAGTTCTTCATCCTCTTTACGTACATGGCGACACCCTCGTTCCCCTTGCCGCCGACGCCAGCGGGCCAGTTGACCGCCGTTCCGAAGCCCACCTTGCTCTTCCATTCGGGGCTTACCTTTGAGAGGTAGTTCGCGAATATCCACGTCGTGCCGCTTCCGTCAGAGCGGTGCACAACGGTTATCTTGGCGTCAGGGAGCTTCACTCCGGGATTGAGCGCGGCTATCCGCTGGTCATTCCATTTGGTTATTTTACCGAGGTAGATATCCGCCAGGACCTCTCCAGTGAGCTGGAGGCTACCGGGCCTCACTCCTTCGAGGTTCACAACCGGCACGACCCCGCCGACCGCCATCGGGAACTGTACGAGGCCCGCGTCCCCGAGCTCCTTGGCGCCAAGGGGCGCATCAGACGCGCCGAAATCCACTGTGCCTGCCGTGACCTGCCTTATTCCGCCTCCGCTACCTATGGACTGGTAGTTGAGCCTCACGCCGCTCGCCCTGTTGTATTCATATGCCCACTTTGAGTAGAGCGGGTAAGGGAAGGTCGCGCCAGCGCCGTTTATGAGCTGGGCCGATGCCGTGCCGACCGTCAATCCCAGGAAGATTATCGCTAAAAGTAGTATCTTTTTCATATCAGGTTTCCTTTTTGTTCCGCTTTTTGACAAGACTGTACAGGAGAAATGTTACAGCCGTGTTACAGGAGGGTTACGCTATGGAAAAAGGGGGTTGATCGTCTCTTTTCTCAAGCCAGGATAAAGCCTTTCCATTCCCAATTTTGAAAAAAGCACACCGTTCCTTTCAGTAATTCTGAGAAATATGGAGACTATGCATTTAGTATCAGTCATTTCAAAAAAACCATTTAACGCGCTGCCGCGCTTTTTTGGCATAAGGCTCCGCTCTCATTCCGC
This genomic window contains:
- the pstS gene encoding phosphate ABC transporter substrate-binding protein PstS, whose translation is MKKILLLAIIFLGLTVGTASAQLINGAGATFPYPLYSKWAYEYNRASGVRLNYQSIGSGGGIRQVTAGTVDFGASDAPLGAKELGDAGLVQFPMAVGGVVPVVNLEGVRPGSLQLTGEVLADIYLGKITKWNDQRIAALNPGVKLPDAKITVVHRSDGSGTTWIFANYLSKVSPEWKSKVGFGTAVNWPAGVGGKGNEGVAMYVKRMKNSIGYVEYAYAIQNKLTYTKLRNNAGSFTEPSMETFQSAAANADWKGTPGFGVVLTDQPGKDSWPIAGATFILVKKNQSDCKKAEEVLKFFDWAYRNGTDMAKSLDYVPIPPAVYGLMEAAWAREIRCNSQPVWGK